TCCAAAGCTTTCAGACCCACAAAGGGACGCCTGGACCACACAGCGGCTGTTATAATTGGACATTTTTCTACCACATTGCCGAATAGATTCACAAAATCCTCATAACTAAGCGCGTTTACGGCGGAGATGTCCATGTTTAGTGGTTAGTTAGTTCACTGACAACTTGTCAGGGGCGGAGCTAGAGGTGTGACCGGGGTAGCACAGGCCACCTCTGGAACATGATTGGACACCTCAGGGGCCACCCCAGGTTATTGCCAGGTCGCCTAGGAAGATGAGCAATGAGAGAGGATGATGGAGCGAGGAGAGAGGGGTAGATCGCAGTCCAGCCTTAGGTGCTCCAAAGATCTTGTATAACGCACATGCCCCACCCGATAGCTGGAGTCACAGCAGATCTTTAAACAACAAGCAGATTTTTGGGTGAAGTCACTAAACCGGACAGAGTGCAAATGtcaagctgcagctgaatgCTGCAGGCTGAGACACAGAGGACTCTGCTGCAGGCCTGATGGGAGTTCAGACTCTGGCTAAGGATGAAGAGTGAATGTGttgcgctgtgtttttataatgtcctcAGTCATGATGTGGCTGCACCGGCTGATTAGTTTTAGATGAATTAACctgttagctactgtctgctaacataagtccagcAAAATTTTCCAGCTAgggatgaataaatgatttctatattatttattctgattaactttaaattaaaatactaATACTTTGTTTTTGACAGAATAAACCTGACTCAGCTTGTAACAATACATGATTTTGTTTGTGACGTTATTGTATTGCCATATTTATTTTGATTAtatcaatatttttttaaccattaagTTTAATCaaaggatgagagcaggaaCCATATATTGTAATacgatcttttttttttttgagtatacatggagcacctggaatgcaagcaatttccccctgggatcaataaagtattctgattctgataatcACAAAAGcatgtaagagagagagaagcatcTGGGTTATAAAAATTGTAAAGAAGATACCAGGTTAGAGAAACAGAGTATTTTACTTTATGAGTACATGGACCCTCTGGTAAAACCTTGCCCGCGCTCTGGCCACCCCTTGTAAAAAGTCTAGTTCCACCTCTGCTGACAACAAGGGTTAATGCCCTGCTGGACACATGGATCACGGCCTCCCTGTGCTACCTCTGTGTCTAGTTAATATGTTCTCTCTCATTTGATACTGAAAAGAGAAGTTTAATTTTTAGGTGCTGCAAACAAACTCTGAACCACGTTAAGTCAGGATTCACTGAAGACAGTATGAAGGTGCAATAATTTGACAAATGTGGGGAAAAATAGTACAAATACAAAGAAATGGGAATACTTATGGTAATAAAAATGGTATTTGAGACAAGGTGTAGTTGAATTGTGTAATTTTAATAATATATGACCTTTTCAGGTATTTAGAAAAGTACATTTTATTGCAGGTATAATGTTTAAATGTGCAGTGATACAATACAGTGAAAACATACCTGAAAAAATCAAATATTATTGGCATATAACAATGTAATCTTATattaaaagtaaagtaaaagtacaTAATGTAGCTGCTACATGTTGTTTCTTCATTCATAGCTGCCCAATAAAAATTCTGTTTTAACACTGTTCCCTACAGATCACGTCTTTACCCAATGAAGAGGTTCAGGGACACTTTTAAGagaatttaaataatttaaagaaaGCATTTGTTTTTGACTTGGACAGAAAATTGAATcgtgattttaaaaaaaatcaactaaaTTCTGAGTTTGAAATCAAAATTCTGATAAAAGGTGTTTTACAGTGATCCTCTTCCCCACAGCCTCTGGTTATATATGAATACATGCTACTTAAACCACCTGCTGTATTTGAATAGAATATAAAGCAAGTGCATACTGTATGTAGAGATGCTGTTAATATGAGAATAATGTTAAGTAAATTGGATTAAATGCTCTGAATGTCACCATGTAAGACGTGATCACTCTGTATCAGCTGATGTCTTAATCTCCTCTCCAGCGGCTGCAAAGTTTGGTGTTCCTGTTTCCTTTTCTTCAGTGGCATGGGTTTGACGGTAGTCATTGCCCACCACCATCTTGTTGTCATTTTCTGTCAAGGTGGAAATGTCTGAAATGTCTGCCATATTCTGGTAGTCGCAGGAAGTCTGGTTGGGCATGTTATGGTAGAGCTGAAAGAAAAGGAACTCATGATTCAGGGTTTAGATGTCATAGTGAACTTGATGTAGGTGTTGACATTTTACAGGGCTGTacctgctcctctctgtctgtaagCTGGTCACACATAAAGGACACCAGCTTGGAGAATGATGGACGGTTGCTGGGATCGAGGGCCCAGCACTTACACATCATCTCATACCTGCAGAGCAAAGTCCAGAGATGAAGACTGGGAGTCAGGACTTAATGTCATGGCGCTAACCTTCTTATGTACCAGAGAAACACTGAGGACACCTACACAGCCACGTTGGCATAGTATGGACGCTCCATCTTAAATCCTCTCTCGATCATTGAATAGAACGTGTGATCCACTTTCATGCCTGGGTATGGAGTGACACCTGCAGACaacagtttatttaaaacagGACCTGAGTGTGTGCGTCGTCTTTGAAATGCTCCGATTGCTTATCCGTGACAGATACCAAGTGAGAAGATCTCCCAGAGCAGAATGCCATATGCCCAGACGTCACTCTTCATCATGTACACCCCCTCAAAGATGCTCTCCGGTGCCATCCACTTCACTGGTAGACGCACCTGAAACACAGCAAAACCAAGTCagtgacaaacaaacaacaaaaaaacatccaagCCACTGAATCACATGAGAGTAGGATGACATACATTTCCTCTCACAACGTAGTTGGAGTCATTGTCGATGTCACGTGCAAGTCCAAAGTCACCGATTTTCACCAGCCTGCCTTTTGTCACTAACACATTCCGAGCTGCCAGGTCCCGATGGatacactgcagacacagagaagcAAGATATTCAACAGGTGTAGACGTATATGTcactttattttataatttaaaaCATTGCTGTAGAGTTGTGTAATGTCACTCCTTACATTCTTGGAGGAGAGGAACTCCATTCCTTTGGCCACTTGGAAGGCAAAGCAAAGCAGGTCGTCAAAGGTCAGAGTCTGTGGGTCTTCTGTCTCATCGTTGGTGGTGTTGCAGCTCTCAGGGTCTGCAGATAAACGCAATGCAGATGTTATTCTCAGCTCAGACCTCAGATCTCATTTTCACTTCATCATGCTTCCTCCACTGGCTTTAGGTACAGTTTCAGACCTTCATAGCCGTTTGTGTCATTGGAAGAGGTGAAGGGGAGAAGGGCGATGTCCTCCTGCCCTCTGGTGGTGGAGCCGTACATGGGCACGTAAGTATCCACCGTTACATCTGGCTTACTGTGAAGACATAAAGGTGACGTGAGAGGAATGTGGTACCATGCTATGCTATGTTTgacattattgtttttttgccaACATGGTCCCACCTGGTGTTCTTCCCCAGCTGCAGGTTGTTATAGAGGCTGGTGAAGCATTCCTTGTTGAAAGCATCCACCACTGACTTGTGGTAGAATTCGCTGTTGTTTTTTAAGTAGTTCAGCAGGTCTCCATAACAGCAGTACTGGAAAATCAGGTATATGGGGCCTACATTAGGAAATATAGACAATTATTAGTATCAGTTCTTTATGTAATCATCATGGCAATTGCAAGATGTACCATATCCTACAAATGTATCAACATACCTAGTTCTGTGCATGCACCCAGCAGGTTGACgatgttgtcatggtgaccGATGTGAGTCAGCATCTTGAGCTCTGACATCAGAGCCTCCTTCTCCACAGACTGGTGCTTCTCTGCAAACATGAGTCAAACATGAGATGAGCTACTTGAATAACTTCCACACCAGTTGTGCctttaacatgttgttgttttaaacacCAACCCTTAAGCATCTTGACGGCCACCTGCTGTGAAACTCCAGGATTGTTGATGCCATAAGCTGTAGCATGGACGACCATACCAAACGCTCCTGAGCCCAGTTCTTTACCTGGGGAGGAAACATGGATGTTATAGGTGTATGACTTCAGAAGCTAATTACTACAGTATATTTTACAtacattatcattatttttcaaattcAAGTCAATTGAACTGAAATTAAACCCAGGGTTTTTAGCCCTGGCGCCTGTCAGATATTATTAATTCAAGCACAGAGACAGTGTGATTCATACCCAGTTCCAGGTTCTCCCTGGGAAACTCCCACTTCTTATTGTACTGAAAGTCCTTGAAGTTAATGTAGATGTAATCGTTGTCATTGGGTCCGACCATCTGGAGCATCTGCAGCTGCGGCTGATACTGTGGTTTCTATAAGGAAACACAAAAACTTTGCTCTCATGTCCTCATTTGTGGCATTTGCAGATAATAGGCTGATTAAAGGGAAAATACTGCACCTTCTTCGTGACAAAGTACAGGAGCACCACACTAAGCACTGCcagagccagcagcagaacGATGCTGCCGATCTTCAGCAGCATTGTGCTGCCCTCAGAAGGTACAGCAACTAAAAACAGAGCATTGTACACTGTAAAGAATGGCTGTTAATTTACATCTAAAACAGGTAGGTCATCAACCATCCTTCATACATCTACATCTAAAACATCAACAGTATCATCCAGCACGTTACTCTCCCAGTCCAAATCTACTTATATTGTACAGAAGTAATGTTTGCTGCTTGTCATTCCCAAAAAAGGAAGATTTTTTTAGCTGTgctgaaaaaaatgtatatttctgtgatgttttattgttaaTGCTAATAACCATGCatatatgaaaataaaatatttttctgaAAAACTGTAGACAAACACATCCTTCGGTCAGTATGCTACTATGAAAAGCACAAAATACTAAATGAATGCTGTATTTATACAAACAGCAGTGAACTGTACAATTTTACGCGTTTTATGATTTGAATGAATTAATTTTCTAGGCAATATCTACCTTTGTAGGCCTCAACTGAAGGTTGTCTAATATTGCGAAATGATTGGCACCAGGTGCCAAGTGGGTTTGTCAGGCAGAACTTCAGAAGGTCTCCATCCAATAAACTTCTGTTAACTGGAATTTTGATCGGCTTGTTACAGATGACATCAGTGTCGTTCCAGGATTCTGTTCCACAGCTGCAGGGACACAAAGAGCAGAAGCTTTGAATGATAATCTGGACTGAAGTTACCTCTGAACTGTGCAGCTGTGAAGGTAAGGTACTCATACCTGACATTGAGTGAAAGGCAAAAAATCCAGGTATATGCTGGTGTAGGACTCACAGTCTCAATGGTGTTCTCACCATTAACCTTGAATTCGAATTTTGGCTcgtctgaaaaacaaaagtcaGTGGAttgtaaaaaattaaaataatgttGCAAAAGTAGTTGTCAAAATTAAAAGGTGACctacctgcaacacacactgatattGCCTTTGTTTGCTTCTGTCCTCCAGCCTCCACGTGTAGCTTGTAACCTCCTGTTTTGAGTGGTTCACACAGCTTCACAGTCCTGAGGAACAACAGCTTTAAATAAACCCTCCACAAGTCTTAAACTGTACACCTCACATCATTTCATTACATTTACCTGTGCTGTGTTACCCACTGGTCCCTGAGGCATTCAGTCACATGTCCATCAGGAGCCTCccagctgcactgctgcagtaCAGGGTGGTAGGAAACACTGGCTTGCAAACAGGATTTGGATGCATTTTGGGTTAACATGCTCTTGCTCTCATCCAGCTGGACAGCGAGGAAACCTTCAgctgaggaaacacaacaagatGTGTCAGAGAcatactaaaaaataaaaaaaatttattGACTACACATACAGAAGGTGAAATAAAGCTCGGCTAACCCTGGACATTGATGTAAACAGACTTGGCGATGTTGTTTTGGCTCCTGCAGGTATATGTGCCATTGTCCTCTGCACTGACTGATCTGATGAGCAGGTAGGTCATCAGCCATCCTGCATGGTTGTCTTCATTTATacacagctggagctggagaaacAAGGtgtgacattttaatttgtgGCTTAAAGGCAATAAATAACACAGCTATTGTCTGGGCACGTGCAGCTTTGtataaacatttgtgttatttctgtttcaggtaaatcagaaTTATAAACCAATGTGGATTTATGCTCATGGAAACCGCTGCCCTCGTCACCTGATTCAGTTTTACTTATCAAACAGTGCTCGTAATGTAAGAAACATAAGATCACTGCACCTTCTTCTGGTCTTCACATGCTAATGCCTTGGAATCCAGTTTCCTTCCATTCTTCTCCCACTCAGCTGATGGCagtttaaaacctttttttccacagcgAAGCAGTAAAGACTGCCCGGGGCTCAGGGTCACATTAGAAACCTCATTACCTCTCATTTCTTTAGTCTGCACGTCTGCAACATATGGTGGGTCCACAAGTCACTTTAAAGTAACTGAGACCTATATGTCATGAATGTTAGGactattgtatttatttaccaTAGTCATACAGTTGGGAGCATTCTTGTCCTTCTGCATTATTTGCACAGCACATCATATGTTCGAGATTTGCTTGAACATAATGAACACTTGATATACTGCTCTCGGACATTCCGTTGTTTGATTCACTTGGTTTTGCCACCTTGTTTCTGAGGAGACACATCGATGATCATATAATCATGCTGTGATATAAAAGACATTTGAACCTGCACAGATCAAATGGATGGTGTCATACCCAGACCAATGTATCGTGGGGGTTGGGGAGCCCTCAGAGATGCACTGAAAACGgggagaatttttttttcccatggtttttttattgaaattttTGAGAAGTACAAAACAGAACCCTTTCACAATTATCACACAGTCAAACATAGGATTTCAATAAGTGATCCTTACATTCTCACACCTTACCCACCCCATCCCATCCCACCCGGCCCCAAGCTGTGTTAACTAacaaagatttatttttcacaaaacaaaaaaaaataaaaataaaaaaaataaaataaatgaatagtacttaaaaaaaaaaaaaaaaaaaaaagaaaaaaagaaaaaaaaaaaaaaaaaggggggggggggtgtccctCTCAAATCCCATACACAATCAGTGTGAGGAGGAATGTGTAATATTTTAGGTTAGTTTAATGGTGGTTGTAAGATTAGTGAGTCAACATGCAAAAGAAAGGGCTGCCAAAGTGCATCAAATTTGGACACTGCACCCCGCTTGAGGTGTCTTATCCTTTCAAGCTTCGAGAACATTAGAACATCCCTAATCCAGAGAGTATAAGAAGGTGGGTGCTGAGATTTCCAGTGTTTTAAGATTAAACGCCGGgcaataagaaaaagaaatgcagcaaaGTCTGACTTAGAGTTAGAAAGTTTAATAGTGTTAGGTAGGACCCCAAATAAGGCGGCAACAGGGCATGGGTCTAGGTCTATCTGTAGCACGTCTGAAATAGAAGAAAATATAAGATTCCAGTAGGTATGTAAAGAGGGACATGTCCAGAACATATGTAAGAGTGTACCACGGTAACGGCGACACCTGTCACAAAGTGGGTCAGTGTTGGGGTACACACGGGATAGCTTAGATTTTGTCCAATATATACGGTGTAGTAGCTTACACTGAATGACTCCGTGTCTAGCACATATTGACGATGAATGGACCCGACCGAGAATAGTCCCCCACAAAGGCGTCAGGTCTTTACCTAAATCCTGGGACCAAAGAGCTAAAAGAGTCTCATCAGAGGGGGAGCAAAGAGATAGTAAAACATTATAAAGTGTAGATACAACACCACTCATCATCAGGGGTAACTTAAAAATTCTATCAGTAGGAATATCAGCTGGGATATGTGGAAAATCTTTAAATGTCTTTCTATAAAAGTGTCTCACTTGCAAATACCTGAAAAAGTGAGATTGGGGGAGCTCAAACTTGTCAGATAGCTGTTCAAAGGTAGCAAAGATACCCTCTACAAATAAGTCCCTGACAGTACATATGCCCCTCTCACACCACAGCATAAAAGCACCATCTTGCAATGAAGGAGGAAACAAAGGATTATAACTAATTGGCATACAAAGCGATGGCGTCTTGACCCCTAAATGCTTGCAGAGTTGCTTCCAAATACGTAAAGTGGATGCTACAAGTGTGTTTTTCCCAAATTTAAAGTTAGTTAGAATAGGGGAGCATGTAACTAAGGCACATAAAGTGGTGGGTGCGCATGACAGGGCCTCCAACCGGCACCAGGCAGGTGACGTATCCGAATTTGCTCGCATCCAGTACATAACTATCTGCAAGTTGGCCGCCCAGTAATAGTAAGTAAAATTAGGCAAGGCCATCCCCCCATCTCCCTTAGGCTTCTGCAAGACTGTCTTCCGTAGTCGTGGGACCTTTTTGTTCCAGATAAACTGTAAAATTACAGAGTCTAAGCTATGAAAGAAAGATTTtggaataaaaactgaaatacaCTGGAAAAAATAGAGGAATTTAGGGAGAATGTTCATTTTGACTGAATTTATTCTACCTGCTAACGATAGAGGGAGGATCGACCATCGATTAAGATCATCTTTAGTCTGTGCAAGTAGTGTATTAAAGTTCACATCAAAAAGATCTTTATACTTAGGAGTAACTGTGACGCCAAGGTATCTAAAACCATCCTTTGCCACTCTGAATGGAAGCTGTGAAAGTAGATTCATACTGGCAGATTTGTTAACAGGAAAGATTTCACTCTTTTCTAAATTGAGTTTATATCCTGATATTGCACCAAAACAATCTAATGTCTTAAGGATGTTTGGCATAGACTCAAGTGGCTTAGAGACAAATAGAAGAAGATCATCAGCGTACAGAGACACTTTTTGTTGTATACCATGGCGTGAGATTCC
This portion of the Parambassis ranga chromosome 20, fParRan2.1, whole genome shotgun sequence genome encodes:
- the LOC114453031 gene encoding receptor-type tyrosine-protein kinase FLT3 → MIVWVLLLFAVSALCSNGVKNDACVSTHEVTCFQPADYLNASHPVSVAVSLGKKLNISLKGPSGYSVCHWIRGADTVMTINASDSMVTSPLSEKDSGEYTLSCETNNATRSSVTVALYVSKRPTKPLLLLDNLNSKLNSPRFQCISEGSPTPTIHWSGNKVAKPSESNNGMSESSISSVHYVQANLEHMMCCANNAEGQECSQLYDYDVQTKEMRGNEVSNVTLSPGQSLLLRCGKKGFKLPSAEWEKNGRKLDSKALACEDQKKLQLCINEDNHAGWLMTYLLIRSVSAEDNGTYTCRSQNNIAKSVYINVQAEGFLAVQLDESKSMLTQNASKSCLQASVSYHPVLQQCSWEAPDGHVTECLRDQWVTQHRTVKLCEPLKTGGYKLHVEAGGQKQTKAISVCVADEPKFEFKVNGENTIETVSPTPAYTWIFCLSLNVSCGTESWNDTDVICNKPIKIPVNRSLLDGDLLKFCLTNPLGTWCQSFRNIRQPSVEAYKVAVPSEGSTMLLKIGSIVLLLALAVLSVVLLYFVTKKKPQYQPQLQMLQMVGPNDNDYIYINFKDFQYNKKWEFPRENLELGKELGSGAFGMVVHATAYGINNPGVSQQVAVKMLKEKHQSVEKEALMSELKMLTHIGHHDNIVNLLGACTELGPIYLIFQYCCYGDLLNYLKNNSEFYHKSVVDAFNKECFTSLYNNLQLGKNTSKPDVTVDTYVPMYGSTTRGQEDIALLPFTSSNDTNGYEDPESCNTTNDETEDPQTLTFDDLLCFAFQVAKGMEFLSSKNCIHRDLAARNVLVTKGRLVKIGDFGLARDIDNDSNYVVRGNVRLPVKWMAPESIFEGVYMMKSDVWAYGILLWEIFSLGVTPYPGMKVDHTFYSMIERGFKMERPYYANVAVYEMMCKCWALDPSNRPSFSKLVSFMCDQLTDREEQLYHNMPNQTSCDYQNMADISDISTLTENDNKMVVGNDYRQTHATEEKETGTPNFAAAGEEIKTSADTE